Proteins found in one Limanda limanda chromosome 18, fLimLim1.1, whole genome shotgun sequence genomic segment:
- the serinc1 gene encoding serine incorporator 1 produces the protein MGAVLGLCSMASWIPCLCGSAPCLLCRCCPSGNNSTVTRLIFAFFLLFGVGIACIMLMPGMEGQLKKIPGFCEGGTGSSIPGVEGHVNCDVLVGYKAVYRVCFGMAMFYLLFSLLMIKVKSSQDPRAALHNGFWLFKFAAATAITIGSFFISEGPFTTVWFYIGMAGAFCFILIQLVLLIDFAHSWNESWVEKMEEGNSRCWYAALLSVTAVNYLLSLVSLIMFYIYYTHSDGCTENKVFISINMLLCIAASVLSILPQIQESQPRSGLLQSSLVTLYTMYLTWSAMTNEPDRKCNPSLLGIIGLNSTSPATQDHVVQWWDAQGIVGLILFLMCVLYSSIRNSSNAQVNKLTLTSDESALIEDGPQADSFEEGSGHNRAVDNEKDGVTYSYSFFHFMLFLASLYIMMTLTNWYSPDVNYQAMTSKWPSVWVKISSSWICIALYVWTLVAPLVLVNRDFD, from the exons ATGGGAGCCGTTCTGGGACTTTGCTCCATGGCGAGCTGG atcccGTGCCTGTGCGGCAGCGCCCCCTGCCTGCTGTGTCGTTGCTGCCCCAGTGGGAACAACTCGACGGTGACTCGGCTCATCTTCGCCTTCTTCCTGCTGTTTGGAGTGGGCATTGCCTGTATCATGTTGATGCCGGGCATGGAAGGCCAGCTCAAGAAG ATTCCAGGTTTCTGTGAAGGAGGGACAGGTTCGTCTATTCCTGGTGTGGAGGGTCATGTCAACTGTGATGTGCTGGTTGGCTATAAGGCTGTTTACCGTGTTTGCTTCGGGATGGCCATGTTCTAcctgctcttctctctgctcatgATCAAAGTCAAGAGCAGCCAAGACCCCCGAGCTGCGCTACACAACGG GTTTTGGCTCTTTAAGTTTGCAGCAGCTACTGCCATCACAATTGGATCATTTTTCATCTCAGAAGGTCCCTTCACTACTG TGTGGTTCTATATTGGAATGGCTGGAGCATTCTGCTTCATCCTCATCCAGCTGGTTTTACTCATTGACTTTGCACATTCCTGGAATGAGTCTTGggtggagaagatggaggagggcAACTCTCGCTGCTGGTATGCAG CCCTTCTTTCAGTCACTGCAGTCAACTACCTGTTGTCTCTGGTATCTCTGATCATGTTCTACATCTACTACACCCACTCGGACGGCTGCACTGAGAATAAGGTCTTCATCAGCATTAACATGCTCCTTTGCATCGCTGCCTCTGTCCTGTCCATCCTGCCCCAGATCCAG GAGTCCCAGCCAAGGTCTGGCCTGCTGCAGTCTTCCCTGGTTACCCTATACACTATGTACCTGACCTGGTCTGCCATGACCAACGAGCCTG ACAGGAAATGTAACCCAAGCCTTCTGGGTATTATTGGGCTAAACAGTACCAGTCCTGCAACTCAGGACCATGTGGTTCAGTGGTGGGATGCCCAAGGGATTGTGGGATTGATCCTTTTCCTCATGTGTGTCCTCTACTCCAG TATTCGTAACTCATCCAACGCCCAGGTTAACAAGCTGACTCTGACCAGTGACGAGTCAGCTCTGATCGAGGATGGGCCTCAGGCTGACAGTTTCGAGGAGGGCAGCGGCCACAACAGAGCTGTGGACAACGAGAAGGATGGCGTCACCTACTCGTACTCTTTCTTCCACTTCATGCTTTTCCTGGCTTCTCTCTACATTATGATGACGCTCACCAACTGGTACAG CCCTGACGTCAACTACCAGGCCATGACCAGCAAGTGGCCATCAGTATGGGTGAAGATCTCCTCCAGCTGGATCTGCATTGCCCTCTACGTGTGGACCCTGGTTGCTCCGCTGGTCCTGGTCAACAGAGACTTTGACTGA